From Haloarcula sp. CBA1127, a single genomic window includes:
- a CDS encoding Na+/H+ antiporter NhaC family protein, whose amino-acid sequence MTSLTLEPLTYEDIPSERRPEILQALVPVLGVVLFLGIGSGYLKLAPHGPLLWSIVLTGAVGKYWLGYSWDDLYEGLADSLLMGLQAILILFIIYGLIATWVSAGTIPGLMYYGLSILTPNVFLPATALLAMVVAFSIGSSWTTAGTLGVAFIGIGSGLGVPTPMTAGAILSGAYAGDKQSPLSDTTNLAAAVTNTDLYDHIRAMRNGTVLAFGLSVLLYAALGLRAVGEIPTGRVAEIQGALAGSYDLSVLVLIPLVVTFGLALYGIPALPTLVAGVFAGAFTTIFVQGRSFTAAWTVFLDGTAPETGTALVNDLLASGGVSGSAWTIAVVVAALSLGGLLERTGVLAVLAHHLATAVRGQRSLVVGTGVSAIFVNAFSAQQYMSIVVPGLTLRNLYDEHGLASDDLSQAIESAGTPTGALFPWHAGAVYMSAVFGVGTLAYAPYYFFAFLSPLILFATTLFGGRYDGSEQADSVASSAVADD is encoded by the coding sequence GTGACATCACTCACTCTCGAACCGCTGACGTACGAGGACATTCCGTCGGAGCGCCGTCCGGAGATACTGCAGGCGCTGGTCCCCGTACTCGGTGTCGTGCTCTTCCTCGGCATCGGATCGGGATATCTGAAGTTGGCCCCACACGGGCCGCTGCTCTGGAGCATCGTGCTGACGGGTGCAGTCGGCAAATACTGGCTAGGCTACTCGTGGGATGATCTCTACGAGGGGCTCGCGGACAGTCTGCTGATGGGACTGCAGGCCATTCTCATCCTGTTCATCATCTATGGCCTCATCGCGACGTGGGTTAGCGCGGGGACCATCCCCGGGCTGATGTACTACGGACTCTCGATACTGACGCCGAACGTGTTCCTGCCGGCGACGGCGCTGCTTGCGATGGTTGTCGCCTTTTCAATCGGCTCGTCGTGGACGACGGCCGGCACGCTCGGCGTGGCTTTCATCGGTATCGGCTCGGGCCTCGGTGTGCCGACACCGATGACTGCCGGTGCCATCCTCTCGGGTGCATACGCGGGCGACAAGCAGTCACCCCTCTCGGACACGACGAACCTCGCCGCCGCCGTGACGAACACCGACCTCTACGACCACATCCGGGCGATGCGTAACGGAACTGTGCTGGCGTTTGGCCTCTCAGTACTGCTCTACGCTGCGCTGGGACTGCGTGCTGTCGGTGAAATCCCAACCGGACGTGTCGCCGAGATACAGGGCGCGCTTGCTGGGAGCTACGACCTCTCGGTGCTGGTACTCATACCGCTCGTTGTCACTTTCGGGCTGGCGCTGTACGGCATCCCGGCGCTTCCGACGCTCGTCGCTGGGGTCTTCGCCGGGGCCTTCACGACCATCTTCGTGCAGGGCCGGTCGTTCACTGCCGCGTGGACCGTCTTTCTCGACGGGACGGCCCCTGAAACGGGGACGGCGCTCGTGAACGACCTGCTGGCAAGCGGTGGTGTCTCGGGGTCGGCATGGACGATTGCCGTCGTCGTCGCGGCCCTCAGTCTCGGTGGGCTCCTCGAACGAACCGGCGTCCTCGCCGTGCTCGCACACCACCTCGCAACTGCTGTCCGCGGCCAGCGCAGTTTAGTCGTCGGGACCGGCGTCTCAGCCATCTTCGTCAACGCCTTCTCGGCCCAACAGTACATGAGCATCGTCGTCCCCGGACTCACGCTCCGGAACCTCTACGACGAGCACGGTCTGGCAAGCGACGACCTCTCACAGGCTATCGAGTCCGCCGGAACCCCGACCGGCGCGCTCTTCCCGTGGCACGCCGGTGCCGTCTATATGTCTGCGGTCTTCGGAGTTGGAACGCTTGCGTACGCCCCGTACTACTTCTTCGCGTTCCTCTCGCCGCTGATCCTGTTCGCGACAACGCTGTTCGGTGGCCGATACGACGGGTCCGAACAGGCTGATTCAGTCGCGTCGTCCGCTGTCGCCGACGACTGA
- a CDS encoding DUF726 domain-containing protein: MFQRSIQSSELDRQTRRSFLKASTGAVASVAALGASGAVRGGKFGGDDGEYTAPAEFPLVSTRDQFNDDGTLKSEYTETEYETIGDWDSSRASDDTELVIFVHGWSLGETDARNAAYTCQIGLEENEYNQFNVGFTWDADKGDGIGWNEGVAIAKQNGPKLAQWVADHNDSGGLPVRLVGHSLGARVAVETVASLHERGREDAVKSVALLGGAIGESVVEVDEAYGESIEYATTSFDNFHKDDDAVLGTAFSAAEWTEAVGETGVQSPEDAPENYTEYDVTETVADHNSYYEPGEGCMPGVVETFQ; this comes from the coding sequence ATGTTTCAACGTAGCATACAATCGAGCGAACTGGACAGGCAAACGCGACGCAGTTTCCTCAAGGCCTCGACCGGTGCTGTGGCATCGGTGGCGGCACTCGGTGCGAGTGGCGCTGTACGGGGCGGCAAGTTCGGCGGGGATGACGGCGAGTACACAGCTCCAGCGGAGTTCCCGCTCGTTTCGACACGTGATCAGTTCAATGACGATGGTACACTGAAGTCTGAATATACAGAGACAGAGTACGAAACAATCGGGGACTGGGATTCTAGCCGGGCCAGCGACGATACGGAACTCGTTATCTTCGTCCATGGCTGGAGTCTCGGAGAGACGGATGCCAGGAACGCCGCCTACACCTGTCAAATCGGGCTTGAAGAGAACGAATACAACCAGTTCAACGTAGGATTCACCTGGGATGCCGATAAGGGCGACGGCATCGGCTGGAACGAGGGTGTCGCCATCGCCAAACAGAACGGTCCGAAGCTCGCACAGTGGGTTGCTGACCACAACGACAGCGGTGGGCTTCCAGTCCGGTTAGTCGGACACTCGCTCGGCGCAAGGGTGGCTGTAGAAACAGTGGCGTCGCTTCACGAGCGTGGACGCGAAGACGCAGTCAAGTCGGTGGCGTTACTGGGTGGTGCTATCGGTGAATCCGTCGTTGAGGTCGACGAGGCATACGGCGAGTCCATCGAGTACGCCACCACGTCCTTCGACAACTTCCACAAAGACGACGATGCGGTGTTGGGGACTGCATTCAGTGCTGCCGAGTGGACGGAAGCGGTCGGTGAAACGGGTGTGCAGAGTCCCGAAGACGCCCCCGAGAACTACACCGAGTACGATGTGACGGAGACCGTGGCCGACCACAATTCCTACTACGAGCCCGGAGAGGGGTGTATGCCCGGCGTCGTCGAGACGTTTCAGTAG
- a CDS encoding flippase-like domain-containing protein: MTAVEVSVVLPAYNEADTIEQTVSITLETLASFLPEDAYEVIVAEDGCSDRTPEIATRLANEDSRVRHVHSDDRLGRGGALEYAFDQADGDTLVYFDTDLATDMSHLEELVNAVRIDGYDVATGSRWMPENRADRPAKRGIPSFGYNTLVRAVLRSDLKDHQCGFKAFDRQALETLLPLVQDEHWFWDTELLVKAQRNGYRVKEFPVDWTPKGDSKVDIVRDVFGMGSQILRTFWELSVSPRITREVSLGAGTMLVVVALLLMTQYLDPDRVLAEMAGAAPEIVALSAVFYAVSWPLRGIRYRDILVSMGYRERWGFLTGAIFISQTGNLVFPARAGDAVRAYVIKARRSIPYPSGFASLAVERVFDLLTITLLAGVVMIGLAVTGSAEQLLTALTGDTVGGDAASSGRTAVAVAGGVGLAAIGAVVAIVASARSDRNLVRAVISRLSSDSYADYVAGVIEGFVGDVQTVAADGSAFTRVGIGSLLIWTFDVITALIVFAAFGYSLTPSLVAVGFFAVSVGNLAKVLPLTPGGVGLYEGAFTVIVASLTPVGVAAAIGVAIVDHAVKNVVTIIGGVASMAWLNVSLTTAVEESQSTDAIEPETND; this comes from the coding sequence ATGACTGCGGTCGAGGTGAGCGTCGTTCTCCCTGCCTACAACGAGGCAGACACCATCGAGCAGACGGTGTCGATAACGCTCGAAACGCTCGCCTCGTTTCTCCCCGAAGACGCGTACGAAGTCATCGTCGCGGAGGACGGCTGCTCGGACCGCACGCCCGAAATCGCGACGCGACTTGCGAACGAGGACAGCCGGGTCCGGCACGTCCACAGTGACGACCGCCTCGGCCGCGGCGGCGCGTTAGAGTACGCCTTCGACCAGGCCGACGGCGACACACTGGTGTATTTCGATACGGACCTGGCGACGGATATGTCGCATCTCGAAGAGCTCGTCAACGCCGTCCGAATCGACGGCTACGACGTGGCGACAGGGTCACGGTGGATGCCCGAAAACCGTGCTGACCGGCCCGCAAAGCGTGGCATTCCGAGCTTTGGCTACAACACGCTCGTCCGAGCAGTTCTCCGGTCCGACCTCAAGGACCATCAGTGCGGGTTCAAGGCTTTCGACCGGCAGGCACTGGAAACGCTGTTGCCCCTCGTTCAGGACGAGCACTGGTTCTGGGACACGGAACTACTCGTGAAGGCCCAGCGCAACGGCTACCGGGTGAAGGAGTTCCCCGTCGACTGGACACCCAAGGGCGATTCGAAGGTCGATATCGTCCGGGACGTGTTCGGGATGGGCAGCCAGATACTCCGGACCTTCTGGGAGCTGTCGGTTAGCCCCCGGATTACCCGCGAGGTATCGCTCGGCGCGGGGACGATGCTGGTCGTCGTCGCTCTCCTGTTGATGACCCAGTATCTCGACCCCGACCGAGTTCTTGCGGAGATGGCGGGCGCAGCACCGGAAATCGTCGCGCTGAGTGCCGTCTTTTATGCTGTTTCATGGCCGCTCCGGGGCATCCGCTACCGGGACATCCTTGTCTCGATGGGGTATCGTGAGCGGTGGGGCTTCCTGACGGGCGCGATATTCATCAGCCAGACCGGGAACCTCGTGTTCCCGGCGCGAGCCGGTGACGCGGTCCGAGCGTACGTTATCAAGGCCCGCCGCTCGATTCCGTACCCCTCCGGATTCGCGTCGCTGGCCGTCGAGCGCGTGTTCGACCTGCTGACGATAACGCTCCTCGCCGGCGTCGTCATGATCGGGCTGGCTGTAACGGGATCGGCCGAACAGTTGCTGACGGCGCTGACGGGCGACACTGTCGGCGGCGACGCGGCCAGCAGTGGACGGACCGCCGTGGCCGTGGCAGGCGGTGTCGGCCTTGCAGCAATCGGAGCAGTGGTGGCTATCGTCGCCAGTGCGCGGAGCGACCGGAACCTCGTCCGGGCGGTCATCAGCCGGCTGAGCAGCGACTCCTACGCCGACTACGTCGCTGGCGTCATCGAGGGGTTCGTCGGCGACGTGCAGACGGTGGCCGCTGACGGGTCGGCGTTTACCCGTGTCGGCATCGGAAGTCTCCTGATCTGGACGTTCGACGTGATAACGGCCCTGATCGTCTTCGCGGCCTTCGGCTACAGCCTGACGCCGTCGCTCGTGGCCGTTGGCTTCTTCGCGGTTAGCGTCGGGAACCTCGCCAAAGTCCTGCCGCTGACACCCGGCGGGGTCGGTCTCTACGAGGGGGCGTTCACCGTTATCGTCGCGTCCCTGACGCCGGTCGGCGTCGCCGCGGCTATCGGCGTCGCTATCGTCGACCACGCGGTCAAGAACGTCGTCACCATCATCGGCGGTGTCGCGTCGATGGCCTGGCTCAACGTCTCACTGACGACGGCGGTCGAAGAGTCTCAGTCCACGGACGCTATCGAACCGGAAACGAACGACTGA
- a CDS encoding radical SAM protein yields MTDPETLDVTIVDGYVDEPAHFGVPPYISTYPRYAAGALVDAGVPREKITYHTIDELREDNAVWRDVEDADLMVYVGGMTVPGKYVGGTPAEPDEVRELAWTANGTSIMGGPVRFGVGEANEGASETARDDLDFDFLAMADVEAAVFDLVDSGLEGFNDRYRDIEEETRWARAGAFVVEQHPNHPDYLICEMETSRGCPYRCSFCTEPMYGNPDFRPPESVVDEVDALSDRGVKHFRLGRQADILAYGGDGEAPNPDALRRLYGGIRDVAPNLETLHLDNMNPITVVKWPEKAREGIRIIAEHNTPGDTAAFGLESADPNVMSDNNLNVTADQCFEAVKIVNEVAGWRPGGDRDTAPNFGNDAARRLPKLLPGINLVHGLKGETRETFEHNKRFLQRVYDEGLMLRRVNIRQVMAFEGTDMADTGAEIAKDHKQLFKQYKQEVRETIDNPMLQRVAPPGTVLPDVHLEYHQDGKTFGRQLGTYPLLVGIPGERELGSVVDIAVTDHGYRSVTGVPYPLDLNSASMNELTAIPGIGRSTAGDVVVNRPYESVGDIDVASIEQFATTQSQEGAD; encoded by the coding sequence ATGACTGACCCCGAGACGCTCGACGTGACCATCGTCGACGGCTACGTCGACGAGCCCGCACACTTCGGGGTGCCGCCGTACATCTCGACGTACCCGCGGTACGCTGCCGGCGCGCTCGTCGATGCTGGCGTCCCCCGCGAGAAGATAACGTATCACACTATCGACGAACTCCGGGAGGACAACGCGGTCTGGCGAGACGTTGAGGACGCCGACCTCATGGTGTACGTCGGCGGCATGACCGTCCCCGGCAAGTACGTCGGTGGGACGCCGGCGGAACCCGACGAAGTGCGCGAACTGGCCTGGACAGCCAACGGGACGTCCATCATGGGCGGTCCGGTCCGCTTCGGCGTCGGCGAGGCAAACGAGGGCGCGAGCGAGACGGCCCGCGACGACCTCGATTTCGACTTCCTGGCGATGGCGGACGTCGAGGCTGCAGTGTTCGACCTCGTGGACTCCGGCTTGGAAGGGTTCAACGACCGGTACCGTGACATCGAAGAGGAGACACGTTGGGCCCGCGCCGGCGCGTTCGTTGTCGAACAGCACCCGAACCATCCCGACTACCTCATCTGCGAGATGGAGACCTCACGGGGCTGTCCGTACCGGTGTTCCTTCTGCACCGAGCCGATGTACGGCAACCCGGACTTCCGGCCGCCCGAGAGTGTTGTCGACGAGGTCGATGCCCTCTCGGACCGCGGTGTGAAGCACTTCCGGCTGGGCCGGCAGGCCGACATCCTCGCGTACGGCGGTGACGGCGAAGCACCGAATCCCGACGCGCTTCGGCGGCTCTACGGCGGCATCCGCGATGTCGCGCCGAATCTGGAGACGCTGCATCTCGACAATATGAATCCCATCACGGTTGTGAAGTGGCCCGAGAAGGCCCGCGAGGGGATTCGCATCATCGCCGAACACAACACGCCCGGCGACACTGCCGCCTTCGGCCTGGAGTCGGCCGACCCGAACGTGATGAGCGACAACAACCTCAACGTCACCGCCGACCAGTGTTTCGAGGCGGTGAAGATCGTCAACGAGGTGGCTGGCTGGCGACCCGGAGGGGACAGAGACACTGCTCCCAACTTCGGTAATGACGCTGCTCGACGGCTTCCGAAGCTCCTGCCCGGTATCAATCTCGTTCACGGGCTGAAAGGCGAGACGCGGGAGACCTTCGAGCACAACAAGCGGTTCCTCCAGCGGGTGTACGACGAGGGGCTCATGCTCCGGCGGGTGAACATCCGGCAGGTGATGGCCTTCGAGGGGACCGACATGGCCGACACCGGCGCGGAGATCGCCAAGGACCACAAGCAACTGTTCAAGCAGTACAAACAGGAGGTCCGGGAGACCATCGACAACCCGATGCTCCAGCGGGTCGCGCCGCCGGGGACGGTACTGCCCGATGTCCATCTGGAGTACCACCAAGACGGCAAGACCTTCGGCCGCCAGTTGGGGACGTACCCGCTCCTCGTAGGCATTCCGGGTGAGCGCGAACTCGGCAGTGTCGTCGACATCGCGGTTACCGACCACGGCTACCGGTCGGTCACCGGCGTCCCCTACCCGCTGGACCTCAACAGCGCGTCGATGAACGAACTCACCGCGATTCCCGGCATCGGCCGGAGCACTGCCGGCGACGTGGTGGTAAACAGACCCTACGAGTCGGTTGGAGACATCGACGTCGCGTCCATCGAGCAGTTCGCAACTACCCAGTCGCAGGAAGGCGCTGACTAA
- a CDS encoding DUF4112 domain-containing protein, with protein sequence MDTEPAALGRIRTVAHILDESVRIPGTTLRIGLDPIIGLLPVAGDFATAVCSLYIVAEAVRLGVPKQTVVRPLANIAVDTMLGSVPVVGDFFDAYWKANVKNAELVAAAISERQ encoded by the coding sequence ATGGACACGGAGCCGGCGGCGCTGGGCCGCATTCGAACTGTCGCTCACATTCTTGACGAGAGCGTCCGCATACCCGGCACAACGCTTCGAATCGGGCTCGATCCGATAATCGGCTTACTACCCGTTGCGGGCGACTTCGCCACGGCAGTGTGCTCGCTGTACATCGTCGCCGAAGCCGTGCGACTTGGCGTCCCGAAACAAACTGTGGTTCGACCGCTCGCGAACATCGCGGTGGACACCATGCTCGGGAGCGTTCCGGTCGTCGGTGACTTCTTCGACGCATACTGGAAGGCCAACGTCAAGAACGCCGAACTGGTCGCCGCCGCGATCTCGGAGCGACAGTGA